The Oncorhynchus nerka isolate Pitt River linkage group LG11, Oner_Uvic_2.0, whole genome shotgun sequence genome includes the window GGACGCCGTGTACATCGACTTCCGATGGTCTGCCTCCCTGAGGAACATTGCCCTCGCTGTCATCCTGGCCCGAGCAGGCCTGGGATTAGACGGCTCGGTATGTCAATCAaacactcatctctctccataGGCCGACGCTTTTAGTGTTTAGTACTTGTCTTTTATTATTTAAGTTCCTGTGTTAAAGGAAACATCCCCTCAAACTATATATGTGTATATCTTTTTCATTAGttcactgttgatacagtcccaaaatgttttgcatttcAGCAGTTAAGTTTTCATGACTTTCAGGAAGCAAAGTGTCACTTTCCACGTCGTCATGGCGCAAAGTACATCGTATGATGCaaaactcatcatcatcatcatcatcatcatgatgatgtagcaattgacactttgcttcttgaaaaTCCTATTTCTTCAAAACTTCACTGCAGACATGCAAAACTGTATCCACAATGGACTAATGCAATGTGGATTTTTCCAttaatgtgtgtgtacatgtgtgttccCAGGCTCTGAAGAAGCTGAGTATGGTGTGTGCGCGCGTAGGAATGGGACCCTGCGTCATCGAGGCCTGCACCGTCGCCATCGTCTCCCACTTCCTCATGGGCTTGCCCTGGATCTGGGGATTCATCCTAGGGTAAACTCTCTTTCTCGgtctcgttttgtctctctctttctctctcgatcTCTTTGCTGTCGCTCTGTCGTCCTCTCTGAGCCTTCTACTTCTAAATCCCATTCAGTATTCTGCCTCCCGATGCATTTGTAAAGCTAAAGGGCTACCTAACACCGCTTGCATTCCAATAAGACGGGTGTAGAGTATTTGGCAGCTACCTCACCATGAACACTTGAAGTATcatttataccagggctctctaatcctgttcctggaaagctacCGGCCTGTAGgagttcactccaaccctaatctagtgcacctgattctaataattagctctAACCAGGTTAGTTCTAACtggggttggagcaaaaaccgACAGGATGGTTAGCCCTCGATGAACAGGATTGGAGACCCCGCCTTTATACATTTTCATTTCATCCTGACACTTAGCCCtttgctctctttctttctctctcctctctttctcgctctctccctctcttttgctatatctctgtcttctctatttctctcgtcctcgctcctcttgctctctctcttgtcctctccactTTTATGGTCTCTCACTCTGATCTGTCCATCATTCTATTCATCCATCCCTCTAAatatactacatgaccaaaagtgtgtggaaacctgctcgtcgaacatctcattccaaaatcatgggcattaatatggagttggtcccacctttactgctataacagcctccactcttctgggaaggctttcaacttggagttggaacattgctgcggggacttgcttacattcagccacgagcattagtgcgGTTGGGCACTgatgagctttacaccacaccaGCCGATGCTTGggattgcgcatggtgatcttaggcttgtgtgcagctactCGGCCAAGGGAattcatttcatgaagctctagacgaacagttcttgtgctgatgacAGGTGATTTTTCCacactacgtgcttcagcactcggcagttccgttctgtgagctggtgtggcctaccacttcacggctgagtcgttgttgctcctagacattgccaacagcacttacatttgcccggggcagctctagcagggcagaaatgtgatgaTCTGCCACACTTCAgtagggccattctactgccaatgtttgtctatggaatattgcatggctgtgtgcttgatttgatacacctgtcagcattgggtgtggctgaaatggccaaatccactaatttgaagggatgtccacatatagtgtatatctcaaacTAATCCCTATTAGTAAAGCTGCATCATTAAACACTTTCTTTACTCATTGtattctcccctcccctgtcccttCTAGGTTTGTGATGTcttcaaatcaatcaatcaaatgtgttatttttatttaGAGCCCTTTTTTACATCAAAGTGCTTTTACAGTAACCTGACCTTTGAAAGCATCTTCCACGGGCCCACATTATATGTTGAACTCTCATAGTGCGTCTCCTCTCCTGTAGGTTTGTACTGTTACTTCAGAGGTCGTTCTTCAGCCTGGCAACCCAAACTCACCCATTCTGGCAACCCAAACCTGATGAATATGATGATTAACCCTCACTTTGGCTCTCCCGTCTCTTGTAGATTTGTGCTGGGAGCCGTGTCCCCGGCCGTGGTGGTTCCCTCCATGCTGCTGCTGCAGAAGGACGGCTACGGCTTGGAGCAGGGCATCCCTACCCTCCTCATGGCCGCCGGCAGCTTCGACGACATCCTGGCCATCACCGGCTTCACCACCTGCATGGGCATGGCCTTCGCCACCGGTAGGGATCCAATTAGTCGGGAGCATGTTGATTTGTGCCTCTGCTCTGAGCCAATGATGAGAGGAGACCAGTAGAAAAAAATAGAACTTTATTATTCTGTTTTTGTTGCAACGTTACTAGAGATCTTCCTGCAATCCGTGCTGGATCCAATAGATGGCGCCCTCACACTTCGGGAATCAAACCTATGAACcatgttgcaagcgccatgctttaccaactgagcttaCACAGGACCATTTCGTATGAGCTATTACGGTGTCTTCCTCTGTATTGCATGATTTGTATTATTGACTTCCCGCTGCATACTGCGTCCCTAATGGCATCCCATTCCCTATAGAGTgaactatttttgaccagggtccacatAGGACTcgggacaaaagtagtgcactctataagTAACAGGGTAACATTTGGGACGATCCCATCTGTTTTGATATTAACTTCATATGTTTTGTTGTGCTGTGTCTCCCTCTGCAGGCTCCATGTGGTACAACCTGCTGAGAGGTATACTGGAGGTGGGAGGGGGAATGGTAGCTGGGGTACTGCTGGGATTTCTGCTGCGCTATTTTCCCAGCAAAGACCAGGTAGGAATCTCCATCGAAAGCACTTCGCTTTTAGTCTAGGAGTAGGCGTAGGCCAGGTCTAGGAAACTGGCTTGTAGAGTTGACCTATAACTGAGCTCAGTTTTCTCAGTAGCGTTTCCCTTTCTCAGTAATGTTAGTCCAGGGACATAGTCCTTGTTTGGGAAACTTTATTAATGCGTCCTTTcttccttctctcgctctctctcctgtaggacaACGTCGTGATGAAGCGCTCATTCCTGCTGCTGGGCCTGTCGGTGTTTGCCGTGTTCGGCAGCAACGTGGCCGGCTTCCCCGGCTCAGGGGGCCTCTGCACCCTGGTCCTTGCCTTCCTGGCTGGCCTGGGCTGGAGAAGGTCAAAGGTCAGTCAACGACCCCATCCCGTGCCGACCCCTCACTCAACCCTCCACACATCTTCTAGCTAGGCACTTACTCTCTCACCCAACACCCAAATGCCCCTCTAGCCCTTACCTCTAACACAGTGGACTAAACTAAAGCATCGGATAGCAGCTGGACAGCTTGGACGTTCCAGTGTAGCACAAACTGTTGTCTTAAGACACAGTGGGACCCTTCCAGTCAGTATACAGAGGCTCAATCCTAAATATACAGTCACCGAGTCACATCTGATATTGTCTCTTTGGGAGGCAGATTCTCTAGTAGAGAAACAAAGTTGTGAAGTCTTGGTGTTTGCTGAAATCTCTCTGTAGTCTGGTTTGTGTCTGgtaagtgtttaaaaaaaagaagaagtttTTGTTATCACTTGTCTTGATAGTGCTTCTCAAACCCTTCCATTTAACTACTTTCACAAATTGTGTTTGAAAACGTCAGTAATTTGAGAAACCGTAACGTGTGTGTCTGACtgactctgtgtgtttgtgtgcaggtCCCTGTGGAGGACATAGTGGGTATTGCCTGGGAAGTGTTCCAGCCACTGCTCTTTGGCCTGATCGGGGCTGAGATCCAGATCTCAGAGCTGGACAAAAACACTGTCGGTGAgaacacaaacacatgcataaacacacagtcagtaagaacacacacaccacatataccTTTATACCCCGCTCTTTGGAGATCTTCTATCAGGTGTGTTTTCCTACTTCAACCTGAGTAAAGTGTTTATCATTCTACCCCCTATTCCCTTCCCTGTCCCACCAGGCCTGGGCATAGGCTCTTTGGCCATTGGTCTGTTGGTGCGTGTTCTCTTCACCTTCGTCTGTGTGCTGTGTGCCGGCTTCAACTTCAAAGAGAAGCTCTTCATCGCTCTGGCCTGGCTACCCAAAGCCACCGTACAGGTACTTAACGTTAAACAGGAACCAAGGTGGCCTGGAGTGGTCTAAGCCGCTACCTGTGGAGCACACGTACGATTTACCTCTGCCAGCACGGGCTCGAATCCAGCTTACTGCTCTTTCAGCACTCTCCTACCTTTCATCTctctatttaaaaaaacaaaaaacaagaaCAGAACAAGATTCTAAGGCAAAAATTTTCCTGACACAATAAAAGGTTTCAACAAGCAAAATAACCATAGCATTTGAATATTGTAACTAACTTGTGATTGCAACACATTTTTGTCTGTAACAATATTAGTAttgtgagtaaaaaaaaaaaattgcacacTCTGGTGCTGCTCTGCAtgagaaggggaaggggaaaatCTGTCATATCATTCCCAACATCGGCGTTAAGTTTGACTTGAGCTTTCCAATAAATTGTAGGTGCTTTAACTCACAATGTTGAGGGTAACGTGGCCAATGTGTCgatctcctcccttcctcttttctccccaGGCGGCCATCGGCTCCACAGCGCTGGACATGGCCCGCACCAAGGAGGATACAAAGCTGGAGAAGTATGGCATGGACGTGCTGACAGTGGCCGTGCTCTCCATCCTGCTCACCGCCCCCATAGGGGCCCTGGTCATCGGACTCACGGGACCTCGCCTGCTGCAGAAACCAAAGAACCCTGCCTGGGGTGAGAACGCACACACAGAATGTGCAAACACATCGTCTGCATAAATGCACAGACcgaagtgtacacacacacacacacacagtaataggAAGGACTGCctcaccatctcagtgtttttaAAATCGAAGCGCACACAAAAACCCACAACTACTACTAACCTTGCTTGAGTGCCAGCTGTCATCCTCCACATGACATAAATGGTGACCTTATACAGCACATTATGGTTTTAACCTCCACTCCTATTATACACCATTGTGCTTTTTGTTTTTAAACCAGCTTGTCAGAGCTTTGTCCACACAGCATAGGGAAGGAAGCGTGCTTATGAAAAGCAGTGTCCCTTTATGACGGAGATTATCTTTATTTGGAAAACCTGGAATCCAAACTGTTATGCGTTTGTTTCAACATTGTTGACAGTGGTGAAACAGAGCTTATCAGTCAGAATCTCAGGCTAATAAAGAGAAGCCGTGGGTTGGAGAATGATTTGCATTGTGGCTTCAGGTAGTCTTTTGTTTCCTGCGTCATGCTTCGTCTCAGCCCTGTCACCAAACAATGGTAGCTTTTTTTTATGACTACACTATGTGTCCTGGTGAAACGTGTTACCTGCCCATCGCTGTGTCTCAGACTACACTCACTGAGACATTTTCCATGTTGACCATTTGGCCTATAGTCATATTTTGTTTATACTCAGAGGCActtcagttacacacacacacacacagtaaaattaTTTTCTACCCTTTTTCCTTGGATATGCAGAGCGGGAGCAAAGCGGAACTATGACCGAGTCCCCAATCACCTACGAGAGTACCCTCTGATACCAAACCAACGTCGGTGGTGGGAGCCAGGAAGAACACTTCACTGAGGAAATTACATGGATGGATCGTAGGGAAAATGGTGGCACTTCAAAGGTGCAtctaaatggcatcctattctagtgtaaaaatgccaccctattcccttgaAAGTGCTGTACTGTATTGAGAACAGGGTTCCTATGTCAGACTCTTGTGACACCCAGGATATTGCCTTTCAGAC containing:
- the LOC115137255 gene encoding sodium/hydrogen exchanger 9B2-like, which translates into the protein MMEDDQPKSKPPTPSPLLDLEHSDGASPVSNHAEFLGVNQIQVVVSRSSTPQVTEETYFIPRNPVVDAGTNTDPPVICCGRLRRECPCPPRGLLSSLITKVLIALVLFGVVWSITEKECLPGGNLFGITVLFICSVTGGKLVGLIHLPKLPPFPPLLGMLLTGFLLRNIPVVTDAVYIDFRWSASLRNIALAVILARAGLGLDGSALKKLSMVCARVGMGPCVIEACTVAIVSHFLMGLPWIWGFILGFVLGAVSPAVVVPSMLLLQKDGYGLEQGIPTLLMAAGSFDDILAITGFTTCMGMAFATGSMWYNLLRGILEVGGGMVAGVLLGFLLRYFPSKDQDNVVMKRSFLLLGLSVFAVFGSNVAGFPGSGGLCTLVLAFLAGLGWRRSKVPVEDIVGIAWEVFQPLLFGLIGAEIQISELDKNTVGLGIGSLAIGLLVRVLFTFVCVLCAGFNFKEKLFIALAWLPKATVQAAIGSTALDMARTKEDTKLEKYGMDVLTVAVLSILLTAPIGALVIGLTGPRLLQKPKNPAWEREQSGTMTESPITYESTL